The DNA segment gaCTCTCacactaagagacccaaacctgttccagcatgataatgtcTCTGTCCAGAAAGCATGCTCcatcagctccatgaagatatatatatatatatatatatatatatatatatatataaaatcttgaTTGGCTTgctataaacactattaaactCCGCCggcctcctcaacctcaccTACATAATTACTTCACTAAAACCCTTGTAGCTGATTGAAatctcaaatctccacaagcacactccaaaatctactggaacatcttcccagaagagtggagaatatTATAAcaggactaaatgtaaaatgggatgttcaaaaaatcacagaaatcttagggttaggtgtccacaaatgttggtccatatagtgtctGAACCTCATTTAAGAGGCAACCTGGTTTAGAGCTGAAATATCCTGGTACTAATCATGATTCCATCAATCTTTACAAGATGCCTGAACCGCTGGCTACAAAACACATCACATAAACATGTCCAGATTGTACACTGATGTTCAggctttagtgttttataagatGCTCTCAGGAACGGTTTCTTTATTCGTGTAGCTACCAAACATGGACACATCAACAACACTGTGTAACTGGAAAATTGTCTGTAAATCTCTgggctgttttttttgcactactttAACCTCGTCCTCATGACGTAGGAACTCTTTCAGACCTGCAGAGGTCCCAAATCAGCACACAGTATTTTCCATTCACTGATTTGTGCAATTTAACAACCATCTAAACAACCAAAACTCTCGGATTTATATCCCATATAcgcaaaacaaatattaattatCAGTAGCAGGCCGTACGTTTTACACCCAGGCCTTTAGGTGCATCCTGCCTAaacgcaatctgattggttaatgcaattttttatttcacaatttacaaaatTTTTTCTCGGAATTCCGACTTGAAAAGTtggtatataaattatatatatatgggggggagtcggaattgcgagaggtcaaatagaatagaatagcctttatttgtcacatatacatcacagcacagtgacatttgttcttcacatatcccagcttgctcagaagttggggtcagagcgcagggtcggccatgatacgccgcccctggagcacagagtgttaagggcctcaatcaagggcccaacagtggcagcttggtgatgctgcggcttgaacccctgaccatccaatcagtAACTCAgcgccttaaccattgagctcccactcccccaAAATGCCTGAATCGTCCTGGAACAAGTCAAATGATCCAAGTTAACGTTCTGGAAAGCAGCGAAGAAAACCCAAATACTGGAAGACTTTTCACTGATTGGTCGGGGGCCCGCATCGGCTTTTCTCCACTCGAGAGTTCAGGGTTCACCTCGTTGTCACGAACGCAAAGAAATAATCCTCACATTTTTCCGAACGCAGGGTCTCCAACAACCTTTTTCTATCTCTTTTCAATTTGAAGCACAGGAATAGGGAATGCGTCCACTGCAGTGCAGTTAGGGTTTATAAATTATTCCTTTAATTCGTTCTGCTGCTATAAACGACTTATTCCAGtatgtagtaataataaataatgaaagggACACGGTCACGTGGATTTGCGGATTCACACATGATATAACAGTGTCGCTGGGTTATTAGTGGAAGTTTAACTGACGTGAGTGCTGTTTGTCTTGTTTtatgaataacacacacacacacacacacacacacacacacacacacacacacacacacacacacacacacacacatacgcatacACTATGGAACAAATAGGGGCCCCAATGCCATTTTGTCTGCCAGCTCCCCAAGGTGCCCATTCTGTCAGGCAGCAAGAGTGCTGCAGTAATGTCTACTGGAGCACAACAGGGATCTCCCTACTGATACAACACTtccaagctacacacacacacacacacacacacacacacacacacacacacagacaagttCCTGTGCATCCATATCTACAAGTCTCTATTGCATCATCTTTACAgactaaacaaaaaacagactTTTTTGCAAACTGGAAAATCGCATTGAGTCAAGTTTTCCCTAAAACATTCCCTAAGGCTCAGAGACAGGAAGATTGTTCTGCTGCATTGGATTAAAGATCACATGAAAGGACGTTTGGGACAACAAAGACCCGTGGTGGAACTGTCTGTCCAGCCAATCCAGAAACTTGCAGAATGTCCACTGAATATTCCTCCACTGATGTGGGATTTTTAGCAGTtgagggcctttctcaagggcccagaagtggtaCTTGGTAGTGCTGTGGGATTTGAAGTTACAATcatctgatcagaagtcaaAGATCTACCACTTTCGTGGACGCTCAAGcttttcaaagcaaaaaaactcTTGGTGATCGCTTAACCATTAGGGGGCGGTTCTAGAGAATTCTACTTAAAATATGATTGGCTACCTTGGTTTTAAAACGAATGTTGATTGGTTTAGGGAATTCAGGGATGCTCAGGGATGAATATAAGCCCTTAAAACCCTTGAGGCAGACCGAAGAGACGGATTACTTGTCACCTAGAACTAGAGCCAAGGATATCTTTTTGTCTGATTAATCTTTtctaatgtattataataattagaTATAATATTCGTAGGACTGGAGGTCAGCAGATCCTTCAGAATCCTGGGTTACATTAAGGCTTATACCACAAAGCCTTCATTTAACTTGATATTACAAGAGTCATGTAGGATAATATTTCGTTATTACtgataactacacacacacacacacacacatatggccCATCATATTAATAACTCTATACCGTTTTAATAATGCATAGACTGTATAAAAAGCTACCAGTTTTTCTCCAAATAGCTGTTTTGTTCTCATCAGGCCACAGAACTCATAATTTCAACAGACGTTCCGTGTGCATGCTTCGTATAATTGAATCTGTAGAAGCATTTATCCGGGGCGTACCACAATAATGGTTTGTGGGGATGCAGGATCAAATATCTGCTGTAAACCTTGGGAAGCATTTTTGCTGTGTAACATCTTCCATCGTCTTTAATTGCGCATTTGATCACGTAGAGCAGGTCGCATTTTTGTGAGCACATGGGTTTCTTCTGGGGTCTCAGGTTTCGTTATGACTATGCCTGTAGGTGGATtgataagtgtatgtgtgtgtgtgtgtgtgtgtgtgtgtgtgtgtgtgtgtgtgtgtgttttagagagcGCATGATCAGAATCacaatcagaaatagctttattaccaagtatgtttactcacacaaggaatttgacttggcaaccagagcttccagtgcaggagacgTACAGatgtaatataacaaaatataagtaaaacagacaattaaataatgcactatATACAGAAGTAGAAATATTGTACAGATCTTATTTAAAAGTGTGTCAGTTATCATGGACAATGTCTAGTTATGagtattttaattgttcatgctgaTTATAGCCTGCGGAAAACAACTGTTTTTGTTCCTGGCTGTTCTGGTGGTCGGTGCTCTGTAGCGCCAACCAGAAGGCAACAGTTCAAAGAGAGAGTGGGCTGGGTTTGTGAGgtccaaagtgattttcttagcccttttctccactctagAGGAGTGGATATCTTGGAGATTGGAAAGTGGGGCACCTataatcctctcagcagtcctgacAGTCCACTGTAGCctcttgatgtctgatttggtagctgaaccaaaccagacagttatagatgtacacaggacagactcaaaTGATGGCCGAGTAGAACTGTTTCAGCAGCTCCCGTGGCAGGTTGCATTTCCTCAGATGCCATGTGAGACTCCAGCGTCCCATCATGGGTGTTCCTGCTTTATGTATGAATAAGCTTGAGATCACTGAAAGTTTTTAAATGTAGCGCCTTTTCAGAATGAATACAGTCACTCAGACACAGGGTAAAGAGGCAAAAGACACTATAGGGGCTAAATAGTAATGGCTAATGCTAATCTCTTTTACTTCTTTTCTTGTTGTATCTTCCAGGTTGAGGCTCCTTATCAAGACTTGTATAGCTGGTTAACCAAAATCCACCCTCTCAACTGATCCTAGTTTTCCTAACCTGTAATCCTAATCTTGGACCCAGGATCCATAGTGATCATCGGCATGTAAAAGTAACCGAACCACTAAATCTTTCTCACATCGGCTCCAATACAAGTTAACGATTCGGTTACCTTCATATAACAACCACCATTTCCccctcttttaaataaataccacTTATTTCCTGGCCCGGCCCCCCTACCATCAGCAACCATTCGGCCCTCTCTTGCCACAGCGGTCCTGCCATCCAGGCCCCGCTCCCAACAGGCGCCCAGTATGGCGCCCCAGGGGCGGGAGCACCTGGTGGCCCGGGAGCAGCAGCAGGGTGCGCGAAGACGAAGCCCTCATCTTCGTCACACACTTAGCCCCGAAAACCTGAGGAGCCTAGCCGAGCGTGGTACCGAAACGTCTGGACTTACTCGAGCTAACAGTGACACTGACTTGGTCAGTTCTCAGAGTCGCTCCTCCCTCACGGCCTCTACCCTGGAGTTCACCCTCGGGCGTGGACAGAACCTGGTCATCTCATGGGACATCAAGGAGGAGGTCGATTCTACTGACTGGATCGGCCTCTATCACATAGGTAAGAGTTGGTGAATTGATCGCTTGGTTTTTAGGTTCATAATATGGCAGAATCTTATTTCTTCTACACAGAGGttgaaagtaacaaattacatttactcgcgTTACTATAATTGagtattttatttgtgaaataagtgaaatttcattgaagtaacagtacttttactcaagtaaaaagtttaaattCTCTTTCCACCTCTTTTAAAGACAGTTCTTCAGCTAAAACTCTTGCtagtttattgtatttttgaaatatttcattaaacacAACTCATAACCTTGGTCAAATGACTTGACCTATAAAGTAGTACCCTTTGACTTCAGCGATTCAGTCTCAGATCAAGCTATAGATCAGGTCTGCGATCCTGGAGCCTCAGTGGCTGAAACTCAAGCCTTCCAATCACACTCATGGGAAGCCTGAATGTCCCTGAGTTGGCATCTCCCGATGCCATTTAACCATGGCTTcttgatgatgaggaggattgAAGGACTTTAAAATGAatgcttttaaatattaaatgcacCGTTCTTATAATTCAGACAGAACACATGCGTGCATATGCAAAGCAAATCCGGCGTTTAAATACTTCAATCCCAATCGCCaggctaaaaataaataaataaataaataattaaaaaaaagatccatCTGGGCACCTTGCCTCGGGCTATTGACCTGGAGGCTTCGGGACTTCATTACCTTCACAGGGGGCTCATCCCTACGGTGCTCTTCATTTCTGCAACGAAGCAGACATTCAATGATGGCATCAATGTGATCTGCCTCTTACTCTGGGCTTATATAAGCATGTTTGAGGGTGACAAAGCATGAAGAGCATAATTTGCATGATTTAATGAATAGGCATTCGGTGCCTCCCAGATGACGAGAGGTATCCTGAGTTTTGTTCCACTTAATCAGAATCAGACAGTTGTGGATATACTAAGAATGTGACTCTAGTAAAAGTAAAGGTGTCcgtttaaactttcacttgagtataAGTacaagtatttgccttcaaatgtacttcagtCCCCAAAATACTATGATactactatatactatatactactattttttttgcacattcgGGAGAGCCTTTAAAATATTCATGGGGTAGACTGCCTGGGGGAACAAACTTCTCATCTGCTAGACTGTCCTTGTGTTTGGTGCTCTGTAGTATATGGTTTGGATGTGTGGGATCTAAAGTGATTTTCTGAGGCCTTTTCTTCATGGGAGAGGAGCACCAATAACCCTTCCAGCCCTCCTTTGTTGTCTTCTGATATCTGATTGTGTagctatatataaataaatataccaaCCAGGCATAGCAtatgacataacattatgaacactgatgatctcttcatcatggcacctgttagtgtgtggatttatttattaggcagcaacattttgtcctcaaagttgatgtgttagaagcaggaaaaatgggcgagcgtaaggatttgagtagtttgacaaattgtgatgtctagacgtctgggtcagagcatctccaaaactgcagctcttgtgggatgttcctggtctgcagtggtcagtatcaatcaaaagtggtccaaaggaggaacagtggtgaaccggcgacagggtcgttgGCAGcagaggctcattgatgcacgttggAAAGAAgactggcccgtgtggtccaatccaacagacgagctcctgtagctgaaaTTGCTATTATGCAGGTGGctaaatgttatgcctgatcggtgtatatatatgaatgtcTTTAGTACTTAGAGCAAATTTAACCATCTTTCAAGGAATTTATACACCAGCATGCAGAcacttgtgtttttattctgttaGATGAGACTTGTCCATCAAACGTGTGGGACTGCAAGAATCGTGGTGTGAACGGGACACAGTGTGGTCAGATCGTCTGGAGGCTAGAGGCTGGTCCATACTTTCTGGATGGTCAGTATGGCTGCTAATGTTGTCTTTCCTTCAGGACATTTGAACTATTGCTTATGGGATATGAACTATCCCTGAATTCCCGTGTAaattttttggggtttttaaaCTCTAGCTGAGACCAGAATCTGCTTCAAGTACTATCACGGCTTGACCGGCGCCTTGAGAGCCACAACGCCGTGCATCACTGTAAAGAATCCTCGATATTCGGTCTGTACTTTAAGaattaatgtttatataaataacacatatatagatattaaaataattcatatttcatatttagaCATTCAACAATGTAtacacagtgagaaaaatagtaaataattgAATGTGTGTATTAAGTCATCAGAgtatgtgtgaaaaaaaagaatgaatgattgAGAGAAGAAGACAGCGTGAATGAGCTGGACATTGATTTTGGTATGTTGTTTAGGCCGACAGCCAAGGCGAAGGACAGCTGACTTCAGACTCGAGCCGAAAACTGGTCAGCTTCACCCTTTCAGGTCAGCTGGAGCCGGGACTAGTGCACGAGTCTAGAAAGATttattatatcaatatatatatattatatttattaaatgtgttttatataataatgtgtatgtaaatgtaaatatgtgttcataatataataatataattttattgaaCAATAATTGTCttcataaatgttatatttgttaaattgtgttaatatagtgtgcttgtgtgtgtgtgtgtgtgtgtgtgtacatatatatgtgatgcatcgatttaaaagtGTGCAACAGataacatttttcatttgtcgtttttctatattttttataattattagtaaatgcgctaaaattttattatttagaaagtcaccaataatttgcgatcaatatttgatatgtagttcgatttctcctcgctaaaatGTTTtccgagcgcgttctctcagcaccgctgctgctacactacggagaccgaggcgtgtgctgagagtcacatagaatacagattaacatggcagaggtagagctgtaacttcctgcacacagaacagctaaataacttttttctttttttttctgcacttcaaaggctttttttgtgaaagggccatgcgttagaagtcaaaAGGCACTTAttagtaaattgatgatttgctgtctgtctgaacagaagaaataaaagcgaaccaTACCATAACTGTACAATATTGAATTgtatagcatcatattttttccattgcattgtaatgcattaaatcgctttgtgttgaatcaaatctaaatcggatcgcactgcatcgtaacaGGGGTAAATCGGATCGCGTGaaatcggtagctgcttcatatgaatctttaatgtatcgtattggTGGCTTTGCATCAAGATGCAaatcagttatggagatgcacatcccttctctctctctctctttatatacactgaacaatattataaacgcaacacttttgtttttgcccccaaaaagcctatttctctcaaatattgttcacaaagctgtctaaatctgtgttagtgagcacttctcctttgctgagataatccatccacctcacaggtgtggcagatcaagatgctgattagacagcatgattattgcacaggtggccacaataaaaggccaatctacaatgtgcagttttatcgcacagcacaatgccacagatgtcgcAAGTTTTTAGGAAGCGTgcaattggcatgctgactgcaggaatgtccacccGAGCTGTTGCCCGTGAATTGAATGTTAATTTCTCTACCAAAAGCCATCTACAAAGGCATTTGAGAGAATTTGGCAGTAAAAATGGGTTGCGTTTATAATTCTGTTCAGTGTATGTATTTGTCCAACTTGCATACATTTCAATGTAATTTAGTGTCTGTAAGCTGTATGCACTCCCCATATTACTGTTTGCACGCCTTACAACATCTGGACATGCTCCTAATAAGTTGATGGATTGCATCTTGAGGGATCTTCTCCCAGACCTGGATCAGGGCATCAGTGAGCTCCTGGACATTTTTTAGTTTAGTCCTCTATTTCTCCTGTCAATCActtatgctttttctttttattattaaattaaacatcGTAATcaaaatcaggtttattggccaagtgtgttgacacacacaaggaatttggttccagccgTTAGTGACTGTCAAATGTACAGACACAAGATTATTTAAATAAGAtaagaaaatgtattgaatGAATTTGGTTGTCGTGCTGTGCTCCGACTCTTTGTAGATATCCGAGCCATGGGACTGAAGAAAGGCATGTTTTTTAATCCTGACCCCTATTTAAAGATGAGCATTCATCCAGGCAAAAGGAGTGGCTTTCCCACCTTCTCCCACCACGGCCAAGAAAGAAGATCTGGAATTACAACCAATACTACGAACCCTGTGTGGCATGGAGAGGTTGGgcgcacacacacgtacacacatgcacacacacacacatataaaagaCAATTTTATGACTTATCTAATCATACAGTCGATCCTGGTTTCTTAAAACATAAGAATTAGACAATGCACGACTGGAAGAAAATTAGGatacagatgagtccaaattggacatttttgtctcagaagaacttatgtaagacaaGGAGAGAAGATTTTAGCAGACTTCCACACCACTGTAATTACACCTGAGATGGAAGCTTAATGTGTTGGGGGGGGGTGTTtgaagcagggaaggttggagatttaATCCAGGAGAAAGGACTCCTGAGCCAACATGGCCcggtcaccgcacctaaatcctgttgaacttccctgggatgaactggagctCAAGatagaaatctccaactagtgaagaacaacttTGGCAAATTTTTACAAGAGGCATTTTACACAAATTGTCCAGAttctgagagtgtgtaaagcttttatttatgCTAAGGAGGGGTTTAAAAACTAAGAACTTtctgacatttatatatttgtctaGACAAAGTGAAACCTTTGACAGGCTCTGTATGTCCATGTCAATAGTTTCTTTTTCGATTTAGCTTAATTTCATAGCTATGTTATACAAAATAGCtaattcatataaataaatacatttcgtTTAGTTTCTAATGATGTCAAGTAGagctttttgttgttgaaaATGGATAAAGTTACAAACCAAGTCTGAATCATATACCCGAATATAAGCCTAACCTTGGACAGACTTGGTTTTTGTTGTGCGTCCCTTGCAGAGACACACATTCGTAGCCCTGATAACTGATGTCCTCGTAATCGAGGTAAAGGACAAGTTTGCGAAAAGTCGGCCAATCATTAAACGCTTCTTGGGTCAGCTGAACATTCCTGTTCAGAGGCTTCTGGACAGACACGCATCAGGGTCAGTGCGGCTTCTTTCTCCCTTGTTAattcttgtcatttttttatcagtGGCATGATACAGCATGGTTAAGAAGGAAAGGGTCGTCAAAATAGTTTTAATCGGAAAATTTGGATTTCTTACAGGAACCAATCCTCAAGCTTCTCGTTGTGCCGCCGCTTGCCTACTGATAATGTAAGTGGTCAGCTTCAGTTTAAAGTGGATATCACCTCGACTAACCAGGACGGtaagatctcacacacacacacacacacatgtagtaCAAATACTGAGGTCCGGTGCCCAATTGCCTTTAAGATTAGATCAAAAATTTGTGCAAACAAAGTAATGGATAGTGTGgaatacatatactatatatttatatatagggAAGTGGTAACTTGGTGGATACATTGGATCTCTGATCAGagggtcatgggttcaaatcccaacaagcaccaccaagctgccactgctgggcccttgaccaTCTGTATGACTCAGATAACTGTTAGTTGCTCTGGATATTTGCCAAATGcgccaaatgtaaatgtaaatttccaAATCCTAGATGTCACCCCTGAGTCAATCCTCGGGGCAGCAGCCCAAATTGGGCCCCCCGGCACCCCTTCAGATGATGAAGACTTGCCCCATGCACTACCTCTCTCTTCCGCTATTCTGTACCCTGTACGTTCGCAAAGTTTCCGGCGAACCGATGAAGGAGGTTGTGCTCTATCATCTGATGCTGAGATTTGTTCAGGTGCTTTGGATGAAGAAGCTCTACCATCCCTTAGCATACTCCAGAGAACCTTCAGTGAGCAGCTAGATGCCATTGAGGCTCCCAAAGGACCAGGGGAGCGTCCGATGTGTGCAGCGTCTCCAAAGCTGAGCTCCAGCTTCCCCACGCATACCCGCCTCAGCGATATGCTTCACATCGACTCGGACGAGGATGAGGAGAGGTCTGCTGGTATCGATCCCATGCCGGGTGCTGTGAACGGTCTTACCAGGTGTCCAGTAATGCTCCATAAACCTCCGGAGGACTCGGAGGAACTCAGGGAGCCTGTTGAAGAAGTTGGGCTAGAGTCAGAGGTGGAGACACTGAGTTTAGGAACTGGGGTGGCTCTGGAGCCGGAGGTTCCGCCCAGTTCTGTGGCTCCTCAAATAGAGACAGCAAGTCTGATGGAGAGACAGGACGAAGGAGAGGGTGAAGAAGAAGGAATGGGGCCTAGTGAAGAGTTGGCCACAGAGGTGGATATCTCCTCCATGGCATCGGATTGTGGCCCAATGCCTCTGTCGGCCGCTCAGGTGAATTTTATCCCAAACTTTAGAGTCCAGTTTTTTTGGTGGCTTTTAGAACATATTCgcgtattttttttatttgctcataCAAGGAATCAGATCAAGTTGCAGAGATGGCTATTGATCCAGGGGGAGAGGATCTCTCAGATGACCCACCCACCACCTATGAAGTCATTGATGCTGTATGTGAACCTCCTCCGAGCGATGACTTCGAACTACACACACCGCCTTCAGAGTTACTGGCCAACGAGGAGGATGACGACGTGGAGGAGGACACAATGTCCCGGAGGTGGAGTCTGGAGGCAACTGCAGGTGTGTCGcaggaggaggacgaggaggaggagttAATTCATTCAGGAGAAGGGGGTTCGGTGGACTCGGAGACGTTCGCTACAGACACGAACACGGATCCAGGTAAAATTGTTAGCTTGCTCAAAACCTTGAAGACTAACCTTGTAAACTTTCAGTTTACAAAAAGTAGCTGATTGCTgagtaaattatttaattgggagcttttttaagtttttatatGCTAATAATTGTATGTTCTCACTCTTGTACAGGTCCCACTCAGCTAAACGGACATCAGCAGGTTCATTCACTTCCTTCTGTTAGACAAGACATCCATCGGTACCAGCGTGTGGATGAGCCGCTTCCAcccagtgagtgtgtgtatgtgtttatgttcGTTTGCATGCGCTTACATTGCCATGTGTTTacctgtgtaccactgtgtaggGTTTTTTGTGTCTTTGTACGTCTGTGTACATTATGTTTGTTTGGATGAATTGTCTTGTGattgacatttttaattttgagaAAGATTTCCCTGATAAATGCAATTTGATAAATGCAATTTGATAGAACACTTCCTACACCAGGGGCCTTCTAGCGTCTGCATCAGTGAAAGCCTCTGACAAAGCCATTTTTCTGACCCTGTCTGCCTCTTGTATATGCCACAGACTGGGAGGCTCGGATCGACAGTCACGGTCGCATCTTCTTCGTGGATCATGTGAACCGGACCACTACGTGGCAGAGACCTACAGGCCCTCCTGCTCCTCAGGGCTTAACCCGGTCCAGCTCCATCCAGCAGATGGAGCAGCTCAATCGCAGGTCAGAACTCACAACATATAACTGCTGAACATAGAAGAGCTGGCTTAGGCCATGTCTAGAGTAATACATTTGCAGTCTTGAAGCTTGGAGTCTTGGTTTGCAAAATATCCTAAAGCTCATGACATCACAATAAttgatttgcatattaattGGGCAAGTTCCAAGCCAATAAAAGAGCCACACTATTGTTTTAAAGAAGAATTGTCTATCACaattaatcattattaaataattattgaaaGTTATTGAAATGAAGGATAGTTTTTGGACATACACTGGGCagagaaccatgaagatggatttggactgtagggAATAGAAACAGGTTGCGACAATGGTTTAGAGATGTAATAGCCATGAACTTGAGTTTATTACTCTAGTAGCTGCCAGGGGACaattgataacctcaacaatgatggaactctAATGGATAGACGCTTGGTGTCAAGGATTTGTTCCTTTGTGAttctatacaatactgtacatataaaacaaataaataaataaataaataaataaataaataaataaatataaataaagctaTTTTGTAGcaacaaaatgtaacaaaattttctctttttaataataattacataaataaataaatagataaataaataaagctgttttgtaacaactgaattgaactgaatattctttttttctcactttataataaataaataaagctattTTGTAACAACTAAATGTAACTGAATTTtcaaaaaaactaatttcttattttattataaataaataaacaaataaagctttttttgtaacaactgaattgaattttcccattttctttttcattttataataaataaatacataaataaataaataaatacataaataaagctGTTTTGTAACAACTAAATTTATCtgaattttcttattttctttttcattttaaaataaataaataaagctgtttTGTAACAAATGAATTTAACAAAATGTTGaattttttcccattttatatataataaataaataaataaagctggtTTGTAACAACTGAATTGAACTaaattttcaaattttttttaaaagattccCATTTAGGTATTTATGGGAAACGAAAAAATAACGttcaataaatggacattcggtgcaaatccagatgaggatggtttcccttttgagtctggttcctcttaaagtttcttccttattccatctcagggagtttttttcacTGCCACAGTTGcctctggctcactcattaggatAAACATAAAATTGTAAGGAACCAATTGAATTGTTCTTTCCCAGGATGTTGCAGGGAGGTTTTTGTGACAACCCTAAAGAGAACCTATACAGA comes from the Silurus meridionalis isolate SWU-2019-XX chromosome 3, ASM1480568v1, whole genome shotgun sequence genome and includes:
- the hecw2a gene encoding E3 ubiquitin-protein ligase HECW2, whose translation is FPPLLNKYHLFPGPAPLPSATIRPSLATAVLPSRPRSQQAPSMAPQGREHLVAREQQQGARRRSPHLRHTLSPENLRSLAERGTETSGLTRANSDTDLVSSQSRSSLTASTLEFTLGRGQNLVISWDIKEEVDSTDWIGLYHIDETCPSNVWDCKNRGVNGTQCGQIVWRLEAGPYFLDAETRICFKYYHGLTGALRATTPCITVKNPRYSADSQGEGQLTSDSSRKLVSFTLSDIRAMGLKKGMFFNPDPYLKMSIHPGKRSGFPTFSHHGQERRSGITTNTTNPVWHGERHTFVALITDVLVIEVKDKFAKSRPIIKRFLGQLNIPVQRLLDRHASGNQSSSFSLCRRLPTDNVSGQLQFKVDITSTNQDDVTPESILGAAAQIGPPGTPSDDEDLPHALPLSSAILYPVRSQSFRRTDEGGCALSSDAEICSGALDEEALPSLSILQRTFSEQLDAIEAPKGPGERPMCAASPKLSSSFPTHTRLSDMLHIDSDEDEERSAGIDPMPGAVNGLTRCPVMLHKPPEDSEELREPVEEVGLESEVETLSLGTGVALEPEVPPSSVAPQIETASLMERQDEGEGEEEGMGPSEELATEVDISSMASDCGPMPLSAAQESDQVAEMAIDPGGEDLSDDPPTTYEVIDAVCEPPPSDDFELHTPPSELLANEEDDDVEEDTMSRRWSLEATAGVSQEEDEEEELIHSGEGGSVDSETFATDTNTDPGPTQLNGHQQVHSLPSVRQDIHRYQRVDEPLPPNWEARIDSHGRIFFVDHVNRTTTWQRPTGPPAPQGLTRSSSIQQMEQLNRRYQSIHRTMTSERSSEEQSADFPPPDDLEVLSQSISDYRRDGALAQTSSHSRLSLLLQSPGAKFLSSPDFFTVLHSNPSAYRMFTSNTCLKHMISRIRRDVQHFERYQHNRDLVNFLNLFTNKQLELPRGWEMKHDHAGKLFFVDHNCRATTFIDPRLPLQSSRSSGLLAHRQHLSRQRSHSAGEVQVADDSRSPSPPMQARPSSTFTSSSRNQYQDLVPMAYNEKIVAFLRQPNILEILQERQPELVRNHSLREKVQFIRNEGASGLARLSSDADLVMLLSLFEEEVMSYVPPHALLHASYCHASPQSSLVRGTPRANARAPAPYKRDFEAKLRNFYRKLETKGYGQGPGKVKLIIRRDHLLEDAFNQIMCYSRKDLQRSKLYVSFVGEEGLDYSGPSREFFFLVSRELFNPYYGLFEYSANDTYTVQISPMSAFVDNHHEWFRFSGRILGLALIHQYLLDAFFTRPFYKGLLRIPCDLSDLEFLDEEFHQSLQWMKDNDIESMLDLTFTVNEEVFGQITERELKPGGAGVPVCEKNKKEYIERMVKWRIERGVAQQTESLVRGFYEVVDVRLVSVFDARELELVIAGTAEIDLADWRNNTEYRGGYHDGHVVIRWFWVAVERFNNEQRLRLLQFVTGTSSVPYEGFASLRGSNGPRRFCVEKWGKVTSLPRAHTCFNRLDLPPYHSFSMLYEKVLTAVEETSTFGLE